In the genome of Nycticebus coucang isolate mNycCou1 chromosome 12, mNycCou1.pri, whole genome shotgun sequence, one region contains:
- the LOC128561001 gene encoding collagen alpha-1(I) chain-like: MVPPPPPPRSPPASHLMNSLAARRREGSGLCSPPAARRRRRREERQCSERGRRHRRRGPPTPRSAAAAAAAAAAAAAAAAGLREAEPRGERGRWGGRRGPGGAGRPGGAGCAGGCGARDRRGRVDRARSPGRVRDKMAAVDSSIKKKRKFFFFSFQSLNGEGEGAGHATASPPRGVTTHGPRPAPSTCAGRGGKSRARSGGRAEGTAGVSPAAGAVAGLVCPVSRRGAEPPLLFLTDTRQRGPGLRGPPYSRSCVLASGWVLRCRVGAGPGPAGTLGTFLPPDSSSRPSPATLGRDGRGDPGSAATLSPRASDLEWPLVVTDCPWVRGLTCTSWETEAGEVVQLPQSP, from the coding sequence ATggtgccgccgccgccgccgcctcgtTCCCCCCCCGCGTCCCACTTAATGAATTCGCTCGCGGCCCGACGACGAGAGGGCTCCGGGCTCTGCTCCCCGCCCGCGGcccgtcgccgccgccgccgtgAGGAAAGACAATGCTCCGAGCGGGgtcgccgccaccgccgccgcggcccccccaccccccgttccgccgccgccgccgccgccgccgccgccgccgccgctgccgccgccgccgggcTCCGGGAGGCCGAGCCGAGAGGCGAGCGGGGCCGCTGGGGCGGGCGCCGAGGGCCGGGCGGAGCGGGCCGGCCGGGCGGAGCGGGGTGCGCGGGCGGTTGTGGGGCCCGGGACCGGAGGGGCCGAGTAGATCGCGCTCGAAGCCCCGGTCGGGTCCGCGACAAGATGGCGGCTGTTGattcctcaattaaaaaaaaaagaaagttttttttcttctctttccagagCCTGaacggggagggggagggggcggggcacGCTACTGCGTCACCCCCCCGCGGCGTCACCACGCAcggcccccgccccgccccctccaCCTGCGCCGGCCGCGGCGGAAAGAGCCGAGCGCGCTCGGGCGGAAGGGCTGAAGGCACGGCCGGCGTTAGTCCGGCGGCGGGAGCGGTTGCCGGCCTGGTCTGCCCAGTGTCACGGCGGGGAGCTGAGCCGCCACTTTTGTTTTTGACAGATACCCGGCAGCGAGGGCCGGGGCTCCGGGGCCCACCGTACTCCAGGAGCTGCGTACTGGCCTCGGGCTGGGTCCTGAGGTGCCGAGTAGGCGCCGGCCCGGGGCCCGCCGGTACGCTTGGGACATTTCTGCCCCCTGATAGTTCCTCGCGACCCTCCCCCGCGACGTTGGGCAGGGACGGCCGTGGCGACCCGGGGAGCGCCGCCACCCTTTCTCCGCGTGCTAGTGATTTGGAATGGCCTCTGGTGGTTACAGACTGCCCTTGGGTTCGCGGACTAACGTGTACatcttgggaaactgaggcaggagaggtaGTACAACTTCCCCAAAGTCCTTGA